The following proteins are co-located in the Acropora palmata chromosome 11, jaAcrPala1.3, whole genome shotgun sequence genome:
- the LOC141896554 gene encoding cytokine receptor-like factor 3 yields the protein MEGDDVMNTRLAIKESLKKLEEYASYLRSRLTDAKSTQDVVNNSISAARTAIDENFKHIRNEIEYTLECRKKAILNTISEIERRDLDPLSHVEGKIKGELNKTVELIGKGNSSFDEDDVTLLREGKNLKNELQVLPRRFPDTPCVSQTLSVKFSESNTQSVIDAISSLGEVSMTGSLQIADLVEQPGAILVQWYDETYSDNESITDYSLVQEYMLQCCRTDNRGNDDSVFSTVYCGEESSHLVTDLEPHVSYTFRVCGRYGSEAKWGSWSIPRNGVTTLDQHEWSAEDCFNQNKLAVYQLSNRRKTATKVFPDCSKVLRSRTMSYRLDTALVFKIDETGDSSNGDGIGLTTALFDFSNAKQVLQCPGSVSLNSKGVVYVNGSPMTTRLPQLKRASVVIFEASRVSKDKLRVSITMNDKLVTFDWQVDSDSDGFYFAMGFQHSGWQVSI from the exons ATGGAGGGTGACGATGTAATGAACACCAGACTTGCCATCAAAGAATCATTAAAGAAGCTTGAAGAGTATGCATCATACCTGAG GTCTAGGTTAACAGATGCCAAATCCACCCAGGATGTCGTGAATAATAGCATCAGTGCAGCCCGCACTGCCATTGACGAGAATTTCAAACACATCAGAAATGAGATAGAATATACATTGGAATGCCGAAAAAAGGCGATTTTGAATACCATCAGTGAAATAGAAAGGAGAGATTTAGACCCCTTAAGCCATGTAGAAGGCAAGATTAAGGGAGAGCTTAATAAAACTGTTGAGCTTATTGGAAAAG GAAATTCTTCCTTTGATGAGGATGATGTTACTCTGCTTAGAGAAGGAAAAAACTTGAAGAATGAATTGCAAGTTTTACCCAGAAG GTTCCCAGATACACCTTGTGTATCTCAAACACTGTCTGTGAAATTCAGTGAGAGTAACACACAGTCTGTGATAGATGCTATCAGTTCTCTAGGAGAAGTTTCCATGACTGGATCATTGCAGATAGCAGATCTGGTCGAGCAACCTGGAGCTATTCTTGTTCAGTGGTATGACGAG ACATACTCAGACAATGAATCTATCACAGACTACAGTTTAGTACAAGAGTACATGCTTCAATGCTGCCGCACAGACAATAGAGGAAATGATGATTCTGTGTTCAGCACAGTATATTGTGGTGAAGAATCCTCTCACTTGGTGACAGACTTGGAGCCACACGTGTCTTATACTTTTCGTGTTTGTGGAAGGTATGGAAGTGAAGCAAAATGGGGGTCATGGAGCATACCTCGTAATGGAGTAACCACACTGGATCAACATG aatGGTCAGCTGAAGACTGTTttaatcaaaacaaacttgcTGTTTACCAGCTCAGCAACCGGCGCAAGACTGCCACAAAGGTGTTTCCAGATTGTTCCAAAGTTCTGCGCTCACGGACAATGAGTTACAGATTAGATACTGctttagttttcaaaatcgaTGAAACAGGAGACTCCAGTAATGGTGATGGTATTGGTCTTACCACTGCATTGTTTGATTTTAGTAACGCCAAGCAGGTGTTGCAGTGTCCTGGTTCGGTGAGCTTAAATTCCAAAGGAGTGGTGTATGTTAATGGCTCACCCATGACAACCCGATTGCCTCAGCTCAAACGAGCCTCTGTTGTAATCTTTGAGGCAAGTCGGGTATCCAAAGACAAGCTCCGAGTGTCAATCACTATGAATGACAAGCTAGTGACATTTGATTGGCAGGTGGACAGTGATAGTGATGGGTTTTATTTTGCAATGGGATTCCAGCATTCTGGTTGGCAGGTGTCCATATAG